The following proteins come from a genomic window of Heyndrickxia acidicola:
- a CDS encoding aspartate carbamoyltransferase catalytic subunit yields MKHLLSISQLTTTEITEILHDAEMFAKGDCRIQKGLGYAANLFFEPSTRTKSSFEMAERKIGLDIIPFEASTSSVQKGETLYDTVKTLEMIGVNVVVIRHPQNHFYLSLMENIHIPVINGGDGSGQHPTQCLLDLFTIQQEFGGFKGLEVAIVGDISHSRVARSNQEALNRLGAKVLFSGPHEWSDPSFQENGQYIELDEAVERADVVMMLRVQHERHGGSIGFSPDQYHLKYGLTADREKRMKKSSIIMHPAPVNRNVELADELVECKRSRIFKQIQNGVFTRMAVLKRALEF; encoded by the coding sequence ATGAAGCATTTACTCTCCATATCACAATTAACCACAACCGAAATAACAGAAATACTTCATGATGCAGAAATGTTTGCCAAAGGAGACTGCCGGATTCAGAAGGGACTGGGATACGCGGCCAATCTATTTTTTGAACCGAGTACAAGAACAAAAAGCAGCTTTGAAATGGCAGAAAGAAAAATTGGGCTGGACATCATCCCTTTCGAAGCGAGTACTTCCAGTGTGCAAAAGGGGGAAACTCTTTACGATACTGTGAAAACTCTGGAAATGATAGGTGTAAATGTCGTAGTCATTCGGCATCCGCAAAATCATTTTTACCTCTCTTTAATGGAAAATATCCATATTCCCGTCATAAATGGCGGAGACGGAAGCGGCCAGCATCCTACACAATGTCTATTAGATCTTTTTACGATACAACAGGAATTTGGGGGATTCAAAGGATTGGAGGTAGCGATTGTTGGGGATATTTCCCATAGCCGTGTAGCAAGATCCAATCAGGAAGCATTAAATAGGCTCGGAGCAAAGGTCCTGTTTTCTGGCCCTCATGAATGGAGTGACCCATCATTTCAGGAAAATGGCCAATATATTGAACTGGACGAAGCGGTGGAAAGAGCGGATGTCGTCATGATGCTGAGGGTTCAGCATGAAAGGCATGGTGGATCAATCGGTTTCTCTCCGGATCAATATCATTTGAAATACGGATTAACAGCTGATAGGGAAAAGAGAATGAAAAAAAGCAGTATTATTATGCATCCCGCACCAGTTAATCGAAATGTGGAACTGGCTGATGAGCTGGTGGAATGTAAACGATCAAGAATCTTTAAGCAAATTCAAAATGGTGTGTTCACCAGGATGGCAGTCCTTAAAAGAGCGTTAGAATTTTAA
- a CDS encoding RluA family pseudouridine synthase, which produces MEIKEHIILDTERNERLDKVITTLNAEWSRSQVQQWIKEGNVTVNNAPVKANYKCNENDKIVIQIPEPELLDVEPEQMDLDIYYEDADVLVVNKPKGMVVHPAPGHTQGTLVNGLMGHCKDLSGINGVLRPGIVHRIDMDTSGLLMVAKNDLAHESLVEQLVNKTVTRRYKALVHGVIPHDHGTIDAPLGRDPLERQRMAVVDNGKHAVTHFQVLDRFKQFTFVECVLETGRTHQIRVHMKYIGYPLVGDPKYGPKKPITDDGQALHAAVLGFNHPRTNEYLEFEAPLPEEFTDLMERLKK; this is translated from the coding sequence ATGGAAATAAAGGAACACATCATTCTTGATACTGAGCGAAATGAGCGTCTTGACAAGGTGATAACCACTTTAAATGCGGAGTGGTCCCGGTCTCAAGTTCAGCAATGGATCAAGGAAGGAAATGTGACAGTGAATAATGCCCCCGTCAAGGCAAATTATAAATGCAATGAAAACGACAAAATTGTGATTCAAATACCGGAACCTGAATTATTAGATGTTGAACCGGAACAGATGGATTTAGATATATACTATGAGGATGCGGATGTTTTAGTTGTAAATAAGCCCAAGGGAATGGTTGTACATCCTGCTCCCGGCCATACACAGGGTACATTGGTTAATGGTCTAATGGGTCATTGTAAAGATCTCTCAGGGATCAACGGTGTACTAAGACCAGGGATTGTCCATAGGATCGACATGGACACCTCTGGATTATTAATGGTCGCTAAAAATGATTTGGCCCATGAAAGCCTGGTAGAACAGCTTGTGAATAAAACTGTTACAAGAAGATATAAAGCCCTTGTTCATGGCGTTATTCCGCATGATCATGGAACAATTGATGCCCCGCTTGGACGTGATCCTTTGGAACGGCAAAGAATGGCCGTTGTGGATAATGGTAAGCATGCTGTAACCCACTTTCAAGTGCTGGATCGTTTTAAACAATTTACTTTTGTCGAGTGTGTTTTGGAGACAGGAAGAACTCACCAAATACGCGTTCACATGAAATATATCGGTTATCCGCTAGTGGGGGATCCTAAATACGGCCCTAAAAAACCAATAACCGATGATGGACAAGCCCTGCATGCAGCAGTATTAGGCTTCAACCATCCGAGAACAAATGAATATCTTGAATTTGAAGCCCCGCTTCCAGAAGAATTTACTGATCTGATGGAACGTTTGAAAAAATAA
- the lspA gene encoding signal peptidase II — MGVSFVVYFYLLAAVIIAVDQITKWLIVKNMEPGESIKIIENFFYITSSRNQGAAWGILQGKMWLFYFITVVVIIGLIYFLQKNAKGKPLLGISMAFMLGGAIGNFIDRIARKEVVDFIHTYIFGYDFPIFNIADSSLTIGVVLLLILMLLDERKSKEKSYGNKGTHHS, encoded by the coding sequence ATGGGGGTATCCTTTGTGGTATATTTTTACCTGCTTGCTGCAGTCATTATTGCGGTTGACCAGATTACAAAGTGGTTGATAGTAAAAAATATGGAGCCAGGAGAAAGTATTAAAATTATCGAAAACTTTTTCTATATTACCTCTAGCCGTAACCAGGGGGCTGCCTGGGGGATATTGCAGGGGAAGATGTGGCTGTTTTATTTTATAACAGTTGTTGTCATAATTGGTCTAATTTATTTTCTTCAAAAGAATGCCAAAGGAAAACCTTTGCTTGGAATTAGCATGGCTTTTATGCTGGGAGGGGCTATTGGGAATTTTATAGATAGGATTGCCCGTAAAGAAGTGGTTGATTTTATCCATACTTATATATTTGGATATGATTTTCCAATATTCAATATTGCCGATTCCAGTTTAACAATAGGTGTTGTGCTTTTGTTAATTCTTATGCTGCTAGACGAACGGAAATCAAAGGAGAAATCATATGGAAATAAAGGAACACATCATTCTTGA
- the carB gene encoding carbamoyl-phosphate synthase large subunit: MPKRKDIQSILVIGSGPIIIGQAAEFDYAGTQACLALKEEGYKVILINSNPATIMTDTEIADVVYIEPITLEFVSRIIRKERPDAILPTLGGQTGLNMAMELAESGILEECDVEILGTKLTAIEQAEDREKFRSLMNELNEPVPDSEIIHSLEEAKTFAGQIGFPIIVRPAYTLGGTGGGICENEEELNEIVASGLKNSPVHQCLLERSIAGFKEIEYEVMRDANDNAIVVCNMENIDPVGVHTGDSIVAAPSQTLSDREYHMLRNVSLKIIRALKIEGGCNVQLALDPDSFEYFIIEVNPRVSRSSALASKATGYPIAKLAAKIAVGLSLDEMINPVTGKTYACFEPALDYVVTKIPRFPFDKFQSAKRVLGTQMKATGEVMAIGRSFEESLLKAVRSLENDLTHIELDEIKSMEDSLIEKRIRKAGDERLFYLAEALRRGVSIQTIHEWSRIDLFFLRKIEKIIQFESLVKDHPFEKEIGHEAKQMGFSDHSLAKLWNAKEQAIYSWRKQQGIIPVFKMVDTCAAEFESNTPYFYSTYEEENESIRTGRKKVIVLGSGPIRIGQGVEFDYATVHSVKAIQEAGYEAIIINNNPETVSTDFSISDKLYFEPLTTEDVMHIIDLEQPEGVVVQFGGQTAINLAASLADRGVTILGTSLESVDRAENREKFEAALQQIQIPQPLGKTAYSIQEAVKIAEEIGYPVLVRPSYVLGGRAMEIVYKEEELVHYVNNAVKINPGHPVLIDRYLVGKEFEVDAVSDGEEVLIPGIIEHIEKAGVHSGDSIAVYPAQSISESVKAKIADYTAKLAKELQIIGLLNIQFVLSNDELYVIEVNPRSSRTVPFISKITNIPMANLATKVILGSKIKELGYGNGLVKEKTGVYVKVPVFSFAKLRRVDITLGPEMKSTGEVMGKDITLEKALYKGLVAAGTKVKNEGIVLFTVADKDKAEALELARRFSNIGYSLMATSGTAAFMGKEGLKVEVINKIGTGGETLVDVIREGKAQLIINTLTKGKLPERDGFRIRRESVENGIPCLTSLDTAEAILRVLESMSFSSEAMPKDTKEREAVSL, from the coding sequence ATGCCTAAACGTAAAGACATCCAAAGTATTCTAGTAATTGGTTCAGGGCCGATCATCATCGGCCAGGCAGCTGAATTTGATTATGCAGGTACACAAGCCTGCCTTGCATTAAAAGAAGAGGGTTACAAAGTAATCTTAATCAATTCAAACCCTGCCACCATTATGACAGACACAGAAATAGCTGATGTGGTATACATAGAGCCCATCACATTGGAATTCGTATCAAGAATTATCCGTAAAGAACGACCAGATGCCATCCTGCCGACACTTGGCGGGCAAACCGGCCTAAATATGGCGATGGAATTGGCGGAATCAGGAATCTTAGAAGAGTGTGATGTGGAAATTCTCGGAACAAAACTAACAGCTATAGAACAAGCGGAAGACCGTGAAAAATTCCGTTCATTAATGAATGAGTTAAACGAACCAGTGCCTGATAGTGAGATTATTCATTCCTTAGAGGAAGCCAAAACGTTTGCTGGGCAAATTGGTTTTCCAATCATTGTACGTCCAGCCTATACGCTTGGCGGTACAGGCGGGGGAATTTGTGAAAATGAAGAGGAATTGAATGAGATTGTGGCGAGCGGACTAAAGAACAGCCCTGTCCATCAATGCCTGCTTGAAAGAAGCATCGCAGGTTTTAAGGAAATTGAATATGAAGTGATGAGGGATGCAAATGACAATGCTATAGTCGTCTGCAATATGGAAAACATTGATCCAGTTGGTGTTCATACTGGGGATTCGATTGTGGCAGCACCTAGTCAAACATTAAGTGACCGGGAATACCATATGCTCAGAAATGTATCTCTTAAAATTATTCGCGCCTTAAAAATCGAAGGTGGCTGCAATGTCCAGCTGGCTCTTGATCCCGATAGCTTTGAATATTTTATTATCGAGGTTAATCCAAGGGTAAGCCGGTCTTCAGCATTAGCATCAAAAGCTACAGGCTATCCAATTGCCAAGCTTGCTGCGAAAATTGCGGTAGGGCTGTCACTGGATGAGATGATTAATCCTGTTACAGGAAAGACGTATGCTTGCTTTGAACCTGCTCTCGACTACGTGGTCACAAAAATCCCGCGCTTTCCATTTGATAAATTCCAATCCGCTAAAAGGGTGCTTGGAACTCAAATGAAAGCAACAGGAGAAGTAATGGCGATAGGAAGAAGCTTTGAGGAGTCACTGCTAAAGGCGGTAAGATCCCTGGAGAATGACCTGACTCATATAGAGCTTGATGAGATTAAATCCATGGAAGATTCTTTAATTGAGAAAAGAATCCGCAAAGCGGGGGATGAAAGATTATTTTATCTGGCAGAGGCGCTTAGAAGAGGGGTATCCATCCAGACCATTCACGAGTGGAGCCGCATTGACTTATTTTTCCTTCGTAAAATTGAAAAAATTATTCAGTTTGAGAGCCTAGTAAAAGATCATCCATTTGAAAAGGAAATAGGCCATGAAGCCAAGCAAATGGGATTTTCGGACCACTCACTGGCAAAGCTTTGGAACGCTAAAGAACAAGCGATTTACAGCTGGCGTAAACAGCAGGGAATCATTCCAGTATTTAAAATGGTAGACACGTGTGCTGCGGAATTTGAATCAAACACACCTTATTTCTACAGTACGTATGAAGAAGAAAATGAATCCATTCGTACCGGACGAAAAAAAGTGATTGTTCTTGGATCCGGCCCTATCCGTATCGGACAGGGTGTAGAGTTTGATTACGCTACTGTCCATTCCGTTAAGGCCATTCAGGAAGCCGGCTATGAAGCTATTATCATTAATAATAACCCTGAGACCGTTTCGACCGACTTCAGTATTTCGGATAAGTTATATTTTGAACCTCTTACAACAGAAGATGTTATGCACATTATTGATCTGGAGCAGCCTGAAGGAGTGGTCGTTCAATTTGGAGGTCAAACAGCTATTAATCTAGCAGCCTCATTAGCGGATCGCGGAGTTACCATATTAGGCACATCACTGGAAAGTGTCGATAGAGCAGAAAATCGTGAGAAATTTGAAGCAGCGCTTCAGCAAATCCAAATTCCTCAGCCATTAGGGAAAACGGCGTACTCCATTCAGGAAGCAGTAAAAATTGCAGAAGAGATCGGGTACCCTGTATTGGTCAGACCTTCCTATGTTTTAGGCGGGAGAGCAATGGAAATCGTGTATAAGGAAGAAGAGCTTGTTCATTATGTAAACAATGCTGTGAAAATTAATCCTGGGCATCCCGTTTTAATCGACCGCTACTTGGTTGGCAAGGAATTTGAGGTAGACGCAGTCTCTGACGGCGAGGAGGTTTTGATTCCAGGAATCATTGAGCATATTGAGAAGGCCGGGGTCCACTCTGGTGACTCTATTGCAGTGTATCCAGCACAAAGCATATCAGAGAGCGTGAAAGCAAAAATAGCAGATTATACGGCTAAGCTTGCGAAAGAGCTTCAGATAATCGGATTATTAAACATCCAATTCGTCCTGTCAAATGATGAACTATATGTTATCGAAGTAAACCCGAGGTCAAGCAGAACCGTTCCATTTATTAGCAAAATTACGAATATCCCGATGGCAAACCTGGCTACGAAAGTGATATTGGGATCTAAAATAAAAGAGCTGGGATATGGAAATGGACTGGTGAAAGAAAAAACCGGCGTTTACGTAAAGGTTCCTGTGTTCTCATTCGCAAAGCTGCGCAGGGTTGATATTACTCTCGGACCTGAAATGAAATCAACAGGCGAGGTCATGGGAAAAGATATAACGCTTGAAAAGGCATTGTACAAAGGGTTGGTTGCGGCAGGAACAAAAGTGAAAAATGAAGGGATTGTCCTGTTCACTGTGGCCGATAAGGATAAAGCGGAAGCGCTGGAGCTTGCACGGAGATTCTCAAATATCGGCTACTCGCTTATGGCTACAAGCGGTACTGCTGCCTTCATGGGAAAGGAAGGATTAAAAGTCGAGGTCATTAATAAAATTGGCACTGGCGGGGAAACACTTGTTGATGTAATCCGGGAAGGCAAGGCACAATTAATTATCAACACGCTGACAAAAGGAAAG
- a CDS encoding carbamoyl phosphate synthase small subunit — MLKKQLILEDGTIMVGKGFGSEDATVGEVVFNTGMTGYQETITDPSYCGQIVTFTYPLIGNYGVNRDDFESVNPVIKGVVVKEAADYPVNWRSEMSIDEYLKKKNIPGIAGIDTRKLTRIIRSFGTLKGAICSMEEDAEAVIKKLKAEALPNDQVQQVSIRQAYPSPGRGHHIVLVDFGAKHGILRELNKRNCDVTVVPYNTTAETILAMRPDGVMLSNGPGDPKDVKEAIVMVQQLIGNTPFFGICLGHQLFALACGADTYKMKFGHRGSNHPVRDLKTGKVALTSQNHGYAVSDESLVNTPLIVTQRALNDGTIEGLEHKNAPAFTVQYHPEASPGPEDTNYLFDEFLKTVAKWKEGALHHA; from the coding sequence ATGCTAAAGAAACAGCTGATACTTGAAGATGGGACAATTATGGTCGGTAAAGGTTTTGGAAGCGAAGATGCAACGGTGGGGGAAGTGGTATTTAACACAGGGATGACTGGATATCAGGAAACCATTACAGATCCTTCTTACTGCGGCCAGATTGTTACATTTACCTACCCTTTGATCGGAAATTATGGAGTTAACAGAGATGACTTTGAATCAGTCAATCCAGTTATTAAAGGTGTTGTAGTGAAAGAAGCGGCTGACTACCCAGTTAACTGGCGCAGCGAAATGAGTATTGATGAATATCTGAAGAAGAAAAACATACCGGGAATAGCTGGGATAGATACAAGAAAGCTGACAAGAATTATTCGCAGCTTTGGTACGTTAAAAGGGGCTATCTGCAGTATGGAAGAGGATGCTGAAGCGGTCATAAAAAAACTGAAAGCAGAAGCATTGCCAAATGACCAGGTACAGCAGGTTTCCATCCGGCAAGCCTATCCAAGTCCAGGAAGAGGACATCATATTGTATTGGTTGACTTTGGAGCAAAGCATGGCATTTTACGAGAATTGAATAAACGAAATTGTGATGTAACAGTAGTTCCATATAACACCACTGCAGAAACCATTTTAGCCATGAGACCGGATGGTGTCATGCTTTCCAATGGACCTGGCGACCCCAAGGATGTAAAGGAAGCGATTGTGATGGTTCAGCAATTAATTGGCAACACCCCGTTTTTTGGCATCTGTTTGGGTCACCAACTGTTTGCTTTGGCCTGCGGTGCTGACACCTATAAAATGAAATTTGGCCACCGGGGCTCAAACCATCCGGTACGAGATCTAAAGACTGGAAAGGTAGCCTTGACCTCTCAAAATCATGGCTATGCCGTAAGTGATGAATCTCTTGTAAATACTCCTTTAATTGTTACACAAAGGGCGTTAAATGATGGAACGATTGAAGGTCTTGAGCACAAAAATGCTCCAGCATTCACTGTACAGTATCATCCCGAAGCTTCTCCGGGACCAGAAGATACCAATTATCTTTTTGATGAATTTCTAAAAACCGTAGCGAAGTGGAAGGAAGGAGCACTGCATCATGCCTAA
- a CDS encoding TraR/DksA family transcriptional regulator, whose amino-acid sequence MNEQHDEHFRFLQALKEELSAYEAQNKNIQPLILKELQDIDSALLKFQEGSFGICEINGDPIPSSWLKSIPTMKNSEEWNQLLQYGKVTIPFN is encoded by the coding sequence ATGAATGAGCAGCATGATGAACACTTTCGTTTTCTTCAAGCTTTAAAAGAAGAGTTAAGTGCATACGAGGCCCAAAATAAAAATATACAGCCCCTCATTCTGAAAGAACTGCAGGACATTGACAGTGCCTTATTAAAATTTCAGGAAGGAAGCTTTGGGATTTGCGAGATAAACGGAGATCCAATCCCGAGTTCCTGGCTGAAGAGTATCCCCACCATGAAAAATTCAGAAGAATGGAACCAGTTGCTTCAATATGGAAAGGTTACCATTCCTTTTAATTAA
- a CDS encoding dihydroorotase, translating to MGYLIKNGNVHMEKGEAMQMDLRIKENLIAEIGGNLQHDGEIIIDAQGYLVSPGFLDLHSHLREPGGEHKETIETGTKAAAKGGFTTIASMPNTNPILDTPEKMEDMQKRIKKTGLVRVLPYAAISTGLKGGELTDFEGLKANGAFAFTDDGVGVQNAGMMYEAMKRAAALDMAVVAHCEDNSLIYGGAFHEGEFSREHTVKGIPSICEAVQIARDVLLAEAAGCHYHVCHISSKESVRVVRDAKKAGIRVTAEVTPHHLLLCDQDIPGLDTNYKMNPPLRSEADRNALIEGLLDGTIDFIATDHAPHSQEEKQKGIYESPFGIVGFETAFPLLYTHFVEKGVFTLAQLLEWITVKPASVFSLPFGRLEEGKAADITLVDLKHTKVVDSEKFLSKGKNTPFNGWECKGWPAATIVNGTLVWKEEGVKC from the coding sequence ATGGGATATCTTATAAAAAACGGCAATGTACATATGGAAAAAGGCGAAGCAATGCAGATGGATCTAAGGATTAAGGAAAATCTGATTGCAGAAATAGGGGGAAATTTACAACATGATGGAGAAATCATTATTGATGCTCAAGGCTATCTTGTATCACCAGGATTTCTCGATCTTCACTCCCATCTAAGAGAGCCGGGAGGAGAGCATAAAGAAACGATTGAAACGGGTACCAAGGCAGCAGCAAAGGGCGGTTTTACAACGATTGCATCCATGCCAAATACGAATCCTATATTGGATACTCCTGAGAAAATGGAGGATATGCAAAAGCGGATTAAAAAAACCGGGCTCGTACGAGTATTGCCCTACGCAGCGATTTCCACTGGACTTAAAGGTGGTGAGCTCACGGATTTCGAGGGCTTAAAAGCAAATGGAGCTTTCGCCTTTACAGACGATGGAGTAGGTGTTCAGAATGCGGGAATGATGTATGAAGCTATGAAAAGGGCCGCCGCACTGGATATGGCCGTCGTAGCCCATTGTGAAGATAACAGTCTGATATATGGCGGTGCCTTTCATGAAGGGGAGTTTTCAAGAGAACACACTGTGAAAGGAATTCCATCGATATGTGAAGCGGTTCAAATTGCCCGTGATGTCCTTTTAGCTGAAGCGGCGGGTTGCCATTATCATGTTTGTCACATTAGTTCAAAGGAATCCGTCAGGGTGGTGAGAGATGCAAAGAAAGCAGGTATCCGTGTAACAGCAGAGGTTACCCCGCATCATTTGCTTCTATGTGACCAAGACATACCTGGCCTTGACACGAACTATAAAATGAACCCGCCATTAAGATCAGAGGCTGACCGTAATGCCTTGATTGAAGGGCTGCTTGACGGAACGATTGACTTTATTGCGACAGACCATGCTCCACATAGCCAAGAAGAGAAGCAAAAGGGGATTTATGAATCTCCTTTTGGGATTGTGGGATTTGAAACAGCCTTTCCATTGTTATATACCCATTTTGTGGAAAAGGGTGTTTTTACCCTCGCTCAATTGCTTGAATGGATAACCGTAAAACCGGCCAGCGTATTCAGTCTTCCTTTTGGAAGATTGGAAGAAGGAAAGGCAGCAGATATCACGCTAGTGGATTTGAAGCATACGAAAGTGGTTGATTCTGAAAAATTTTTATCTAAAGGAAAAAATACCCCATTTAATGGATGGGAATGTAAGGGATGGCCTGCAGCAACGATAGTAAATGGAACATTGGTATGGAAAGAGGAGGGAGTTAAATGCTAA
- the pyrR gene encoding bifunctional pyr operon transcriptional regulator/uracil phosphoribosyltransferase PyrR encodes MQMKATVLDEQAIRRALTRIAHEIIERNKGIENCVLVGIKTRGIHLANRLAERIQKIEGQAIDVGEIDITLYRDDLSKKTVNAEPEVKGTDIPVTIKDRTVILVDDVLYTGRTVRAGMDALMDLGRPAQIQLAVLVDRGHRELPIRADFIGKNIPTSSSEKIVVELTEQDQLDQVSIHEK; translated from the coding sequence ATGCAAATGAAAGCCACTGTTCTAGATGAACAAGCTATACGCAGGGCTTTAACAAGGATTGCTCATGAAATTATAGAGCGTAACAAAGGAATAGAAAATTGTGTGCTTGTGGGTATTAAAACCCGTGGAATCCATCTAGCCAATCGATTGGCTGAACGAATCCAAAAGATAGAAGGTCAGGCAATCGATGTTGGCGAAATTGATATAACCCTGTACAGGGATGATCTATCAAAGAAAACCGTCAATGCAGAGCCTGAAGTAAAAGGCACTGATATTCCTGTTACGATTAAAGACCGGACAGTAATACTGGTTGATGATGTTCTTTATACAGGGCGTACGGTTCGAGCGGGGATGGATGCCTTAATGGATTTAGGAAGACCGGCACAAATTCAGCTTGCTGTCCTTGTTGACAGGGGACACAGGGAACTTCCAATCCGTGCAGATTTCATTGGTAAAAACATACCTACCTCCAGCTCTGAGAAAATTGTTGTGGAATTAACAGAGCAAGATCAATTAGATCAAGTAAGTATACACGAAAAATAA